In Janthinobacterium agaricidamnosum NBRC 102515 = DSM 9628, the DNA window CAGATAGGTATCGTTCGGCTCCTCGCCGTCCTTGCCGCCGACAATCGGGAACGATGGATTGTCGAGCACCGCGTAGCCCATGGCCAGGAACGCCGACGGTCCCGAGTAGCCGACCGCGTTGAAGCGGTACGGCGAACCGGTGGTCTGGCTGGCGGCGGCGGCCGACTTGAATTCATGCGGATAGGCCCAGATCAGCATCGGCAATGGGCCGTCGCGCCTGGCGTCATAGTTCGGCGGCAACAGCAAGGTCGCGGTCAGGCCGACGCCATCGGCGCGTTGATAACGGATCTGCTCTTTCTGCACATCCTTCAATTGCGGCAGCGGATGCGGGAAATGCGTCAGCGCGGTCAGTTGTTGCGCCGCATCCAGCTTCAGGTCGCGCACATAATAATTCGGCCGCTCGGCCGGCGATTCGCGGGTCGACAGCAAACGGCTGCCGTCGTCGCTCAATACCGCCACCACGTTTTCATAATACGGCGCGGCGCTCTGGAACAGCCGTTCCTTCTTTTTAGTAATCAGGCTGAGCCGGTCGATGAAGGGACGGTCGCCCTCGCTCGACGCGCCCGAACCGTCCAGCAAGATGGTGTCGCCGGGGCCGATCAGCAAACGCGGCAAGCCGGCGCTGTCCGGCTGCATCACCGGCTTGCCCGGATCGTTGTAGCGGTCTTCCGACGAACCGGCGTACACCAGTTCGGCTTCCTTGCCCGGCTGGTCGGGGGCGATACGCCATTGTTTCAGCGCGCGGGTCTGGTACCAGTGTTCGACCAGCAAGGCCATGTCGCCGCGGCCCCAGGCGATGCCGGCATAACGCGAACCGAGTTGCGCCAGCACCTCCGGCCGGGCCGTGAACGGCGCCGGCTGGCTGTAGACGATGTCGCGAATGTCCGCCGCCCTGGCCGGATCGCCGCCATCTTGCGCTTCGACCCACACCAGCGTGGCCGGCGCATCGACGCGCCAGGACACTTCGCGCACGCCGGGCGGCACCGCATCGTTACCTGGCGGCAAGCCCTCTTCCAGCGCGCGCTTGAGCACCGTGTGCACCACCCGGCCTTGCAAGTCGCGCACCTCGATGCGCTTGCCGAAGCTCGACGCCGGCACGATATAGGAATACGGCCGCTCTATGCTTTGCGTCAGCAGATATTGGCCGCCCGGCGCGATCGACACGCGCGAAAACTGGTCCGGCGCACCGATCGGGCGTGTCTTGCCGGCGAGATCGATCTGCGCCAGTTGCACCGTCACATAATGTTCGAACAGCCTGGCGTCCGCTTCATTTTTCAACAGGTCGGGATAAGTGCGCAATTGCCGGATGGCGCCGCCCGGTTCGCTATCCTGCGTACTTGGGCCGCCCGGAATGCCGTTCGAGCGCGGCGCCTCGCCCAGCTTGGCCGGTTTCAATTGCACGATCAAGCCTTTGCTGTCCGGCAGCCACGAAAAACCGCGGCCATACACCGCCGACAATGGCTGCGCGGCCAGCTTGCGCGCGACCTTCGTACGCACATCGAGCAGCCACAGTTCGACACCCGGATGTTGCGCGCCAGCCGCTTCGGCATACGCGATATGGCTGAAGGCCAGGTAATGCTGGTCCGGCGACCAGGCCAGGTCGGCGATGCGCAGCGCGGCCGGCAAGCCGCTGATCTTGATGTCCTGCTGGGTTGCAATGTCCAGCAAGCTCAAACCGGCGCCAAACGAAAAACGGCTGGCCGAATAGGTGCGCGGGTTGATGCGCAGACCGGCCAGCTTCAATTCCGGCTGCGCCACTTCGCTCATGCCCGGCAAGGCCGGCGTTTGCAACATCGCCGCCAGATTGCGTTTCGGGCTCAGGCTCAGCGCCGGCGCGCGCGGCGCATCGACGATGGCTTGCAATGGCGCCGGCGGCAATTGATAAGCGGCATTCTGGGCGCCGGCCGTCGAGGAAGCCGCCATCAAGCCTAGCGTCACCGGCAGCAGGGGGGAACGTGCAGTCATGAAAATCCGATCAGCAATGACAAGGAGGAAAGTCGGCACCATGCCGTGCGTGGCGGCATTTTGTGATCGTTTATATTGCTTTCATGCCATAAAAATGTCAATAAGCAATACCGGGATCAGCTGCCGCGGCAACGGCAATCTGGCTTACAATCGTCGTTTTATTTGCGCCCGTCGCGGGCTGCCGGATGCCTTCATGGAAACCACTACTCTTGCCCTGCTCGTCCTCGTCCCCTTGCTGGTCTGGCGGATTTATTCGCGTCTGAAACGTTTGACGGCGCGCCAGCAATCGCACCTGTGGCGCCACTGGACGGCGGTGATCCTGTGCCCGCTGCTGCTGCTGGGATTGGCGTTCTCGACCAGGTTCGACGTGCTGCCGCTGTCTTGCCTGGCGGCCGGCGCACTGGCTGGCGGCTGGCTGGGTTTTTTCGGCATCAAGCTGACCCGTTTTGAAAACCATGGCAAGGCGCTGTTCTACACGCCGAACCGCTATCTGGGCATGTCGGTGGCGATGCTGTTCGCGGCGCGCATGATTTATCGCGGCATGGAGCTGTACATGAATAGCCGCGCGCTGATACCGCAACCGAACGAACCGTTCGGCCAAAGCCCGCTGACCTTGCTGACGCTGGGCCTGGTGGCCGGTTATTACGCGGTCTACGGCTGGGGCCTGGTGCGCTGGCGCCAGCGCCAGAAAGCGCTGCCGGCAAGCGCCTGACGGTTTTCGTTTTCCCCCGCGCCGCCTTTGCGACGGCGCAGCGCCGCCATCATGCCCTCCTATTCCTGTTAGAAATTTCTGCACCCGAACGGCTGGCGATGACGGTGTAAAACACGACAGGCTGGCCATCATGCGTCGGCGACTGGTGATCAGCCGCGCTGCACTCCGGCAAGCTGGAAACCCATAACAACGCGGCGATTTTCCGCGCCAGCGAGGCGCGCAAACTCAGGCCGCCTTGACCGCTTCGGTAATACGCCGCTGCAACACGAAAATCGGCTGCGCCCATTCCGTGTCCTTTTTCTTTTTGCTGGTGATCAAGGTCAGCTCGGAAGGGTCGTAGACATCGGTATTGTGGGTCAGCGGCGTCGTCATCAGGTATTGCGCCTCGGTATTCTTGAGGAATTCGCCGACCAGCTGGATGTTGCGGATATCCAGGTGGGCGAACGGTTCGTCGATGAATACGAAGCCGCCGGAACCGTCTTCCGATTTCAGCAAGCCGATCAGCAATACCAGCGACTTCATCACTTGCTGGCCGCCCGACGCTTCGCCGTCGTTCATGCCGATCGGCCCCTTGCCGTCGAACTTGAAGCGCACGTGCAAACCCGCCTGCGACAATTGGGTATCGTCGTTTTCCAGCCGCACCGGATCGGCGTGCACTTCGATGCCGGCCAGTTCGCCCAGTTCCTTGATGTTCTTGCTGTAGGTCTTGACGGTGTAGCGCAGCCGCTCGATGTAGGCGCCGCGGGCGTTGGCGGTCGCTTCGATCGCGCGGTTGTTCTGGTAGCGGCGCTCGTCGGTTTCCGACTGGCGGCCATGCAATTGCTCGGACAGGCGCTGATGCTGGTCGATCACCGTCGCGTCCAGTTCCCAGTCGTCGCGCGCCAGGCTCACTTGCAGGCTGGCGACGCGCAAATCGACCTGGTGCGCATTCTGGTGTTCGGCCACCAGCGCGGCGCGGCGCTTCGGCCGGCGCCAGCTTTTCGGCAAATGGCGCCAGTTATGACGCAGGGCCAGCAAGGCCCGCGCATGGTCGCCGCGCTGCTCGATCTGGCGCTTGTAGTTCAGGCGCAATCCGGCTTCGGCTTCCGACAAGGCGAAGCGCGCGTTTTGCCATACCGTATCGGCGCGGGTGCGCACCACGGTGGCGTTCTTGACCAAGCCCTGCAATTCGCCGAGGCGGCTGCCCACTTCCAGGCGCTCCGCTTTCAACGGGCCCGAATTGCGCAGCGCTTCATCGAATTCCGCCTGCCGTGCCGCCAATTCCTTGGCCGCGTCGACCCCGGCCAGACGCGCTTTCAGCGCACCGGTTTCCGACGCCAGCTTGCTGATGGCCAGCGTCAGCGTATCTTCCTGCGCTTCCAGCGCCGGCAGCGATTTTTGCAGCGCGTCCAGGCGCTGGGTGCGGCCGGCCGAGCCGAAGCGGTAACGCGACGCTTCGACGAACAGCGAGCGGCCGCCGCGCCGTTCGCGGTGATAGGCGTCCGGCGTGATCCACTCTTCGGCATTGCCCAGCTTGAAACCGGCTTCGACCGAATCGACCCGTGCAATGCGCGACAATTGATCGACCAGCCAAGCCGGCACCGGCGCCGAAAAACGCACCACCGCCAACAGGCTGTCGTCCTTCGGCGTCGGCGCCGTGACCAGCTCCGGCACGATGAAGTGGCGATAGCGCTCCTTCTCGGCCAGCCGGTAGGCGGCGGCCGCGTCGCGCGCTTTTTCCAGCAGCACCACCGACGCGTAGCCGCCCAGCACGCCCTCGACGGCGCCCTGCCAGCGGCTGTCCGTCACTTCGACGATATCGGACAACATCGCGTGGCCGATGCCCTCGTCGCGCAATGCGCGGCGCATGCCGCGCACATTGTCCGGCTCCGGCATCGCGGTCTTGCCTTGCAGCGCCGCGATGGTCGCGTGTTCGCCGGCGATGCGCGCCGCCAGCGTATCGCGCGCCTGGCGCTGGCGCAGCAATTCCGCTTCCTTCTGTTCCAGCTGCAGCGCCACTTCGGCGATGTCGCTGCCGGAATCGGCCGCCAGTTTCAGCAGGCGTTCCTTTTGTTCCAGCAGGCTGTCGAGCGGTTTCAGCTTGCCGTTGACCAGCGACAGCCGGCTTTGCAAGCCGATCGATTCCTGCTCCAGCAGGGTTTCCTGCATTTGCGCGTCCGACAGGGCCTTGGCCTGCACCGCCAGCGCATGGCGCTTGTCGCTCAATTGCTGGTCGGCTTGCGCCATCGGCTTGCGCGCTTCGCGCAGCTGGCGGCTGGCTTGCCCGGCTTTTTCACGCGCTTCGTGGTACTGCAGGCTCGGCAGCACTTCTTCCAGCAAGTTGCGGCGTTCCTTGTGCAAGCCTTCCCACTGGTGATAATTGGCGACCCGCAGGCGCAAGCCTTCCAGGTTGGTCCTGGACGCTTCCAGCTCGGTTTCAAAACGCTTCAATTCGACTTCGGTGTCGCGCTGGTGGCGCTTCGCTTCGTCGTAGGCGTCCAGCACTTCCTTGTCGCCGAAGACCTGGAACACCAGGTCCAGCAACTGGCGCGGCGCATATTCGCACAGCTTGTCGGTTTCGCCCTGCTCCAGCGCCAGCACCTTGGCCATCGCCGGCGACAGGCCGGCGTTGGCCAGCCGCTTGCGGTAGTTTTCGACGCCCAGCCAGTCGTTGGCGTCGCTGATATCCTCGATCTGGATATTGCCCGGACGCATCAGATACTGGCGCTTCCAGTCGCCGCCGTTTTTCTGGATCTGGCAAAACAGCGTCACTTCATCGTCGCTGAAAAAGCCGGAACTGCGGAATGGCCGGTTCGACAATTGCTTGCCGACGGCCTGGTTGTCGACCACCGCGCGCAGCCATGCGGTTTGCTGGCCCGAGTGGCGCGCATAGTGCTTATAGGTGCGGCCCATCGAGCAATCGAGGCCGAACAGCGTGCGCAGCGCATCGAGCAAGGTGGTCTTGCCGGAACCGTTCTGGCCGGCGATGGTGATGATCTTGGCATCCAGCGGGATGTTCTTGATGCGCTGCCAGTAATCCCAGTGGACCAGCTCTAGCGATTTGATATGAAACATGGCGGCTCTCAGTCAGGGGTGTCGGAGGTAGGCTCGGCGGCATCGGCCGGCGCCGTTTCGACCGGTTCGGCCGCGGCGTCGACGGCGGGCGCGGCCGATGGCACCGCCACCAGCTGCGCCGGGGCGCGCTTGAACACGTCGGCCAGCGCGCCGTTGATGATGCGCTCCTTGAGCACGTCGGTATCCATCATCAGGTCCAGCAGCGGGCCTTCGACGATGATGTCGCCGCGCCGCTCGATGAAGCCGAGCTTGGCCAGCGTGCCGAGGTTCATGTCCATCCGGGTTTTCTTGCCCAGCTTGTCGCCGAAGTCGGCCAGCAGCGCCTTGTAGGCGATGCCGATCGAGGTGTCTTCGGCGCGCGGCAGCGGTTTTTCGGTGCCGAACATATCGTTCTGGTCGTCTTCCGCGTGCTGGTGGGTTTCCTGCCGTTCGCGCTTGGGCAGGATGATTTGCGCCCACAGCACCACCAGCAAGGCCACGCCATCGCGCGCCAGGCCGAAATTATTGTTTTGCCAGACGTCGCGCGCGCCGAAGATCTTCGGCTCGATGGTGCGCGTCAGCGCCAGCGTCACATGGTCGGCGTAGACGTTGTCGAGCAACTTCAGGCCGCAGGCCAGCAGGCGCGCATCGACTTCGGCGCGGAACAGTTCGTCGGACAGCACGCGCTTGACCAGCTTGTCGTCGCGGCGCAGGGTTTGATGCGTCAACAGGCGCGCAATCAGGATTTGGGAATCGTCATTCATCGGCCGGGCCGCTATCTAAATCAAGTGAAACAGTCAGTGAAAGCGAGGCGATCGACATGGCCGCCACATGCGGGTCGGCCAGGTGGACCAGCTCGTCGGTCGGCGTAAAGGTGATCGGCAGGCGCGCCAGTTCGGCGGTCGCGCCTTGCAGGCTCGCTTCCGACACGTCGCCCAGCAGCGGCAGCATCGACGCGCGATAGGAAGCGATGGCAAAACTGGCCGGCAGCAGCGAATCCTGGATCGCCACCGACTTCGGCGCTTCTTCGCCTATGCTCGGGAAATTGCCGAGGCTGGCGAAATTCGACAGCCGCGTCAGCCACTCGTCCAGCTCCAGCTGCACCGCAGGGCCTTCGCTGATGGTGGTCGGCGCATCCTGGCCGCTCGGCAGCCCGGTCTGCGCGACGCCGGCAGTGCGCTCCGCCAGCAGCTCGGTTTCGGCCACGTCGATCATTTCGGCCGGGGTCGAGAACAGCGGCACCACCGGCTGGTCGATCGCGCCCTCGGCCAGTTGCGCCAGGTCGTCGTGCTGCAGCAGCCAGCGCTTGATGTCGGTGGTCGACAAGCCGGACTGGCCCAGGTGCACGCGCTGGCGCTCGATCTGGTTCAGCGCGCGCGAAAACATGCCTTGCATGTTCAATAATTTACTTTGCGCGCGGCCGATCGCCTGCGCCGCCTTGTGGGTGGCGCCGTCGGCGTTTTCATCGGAAGTGATGGCGCGCAGGATGTCCGAGCCCTTTTCGACCCAGTCGCAGGCCATATTCCATTTCGCCTGCGCGCTGCGCAAACGGAATTCGGAACCGGAGGCGATCGCATCGGCGAATTCCTCGGTCAGGTCGACCAGCCGGCCCAGCAAATGCTGCAATTGCTCGACCGATACGCCGCCGACCGCCTGCGCACCGGCCACCTGCGACAGCAAAAAGCCCATTTCGGCTTCGTCCTCGGTCTGGCCCAGGCCCAGCAAGCCATCCAGCGCCGACAAGACATTGCGCGCCATCGGCGTGA includes these proteins:
- a CDS encoding ATP-binding protein; protein product: MFHIKSLELVHWDYWQRIKNIPLDAKIITIAGQNGSGKTTLLDALRTLFGLDCSMGRTYKHYARHSGQQTAWLRAVVDNQAVGKQLSNRPFRSSGFFSDDEVTLFCQIQKNGGDWKRQYLMRPGNIQIEDISDANDWLGVENYRKRLANAGLSPAMAKVLALEQGETDKLCEYAPRQLLDLVFQVFGDKEVLDAYDEAKRHQRDTEVELKRFETELEASRTNLEGLRLRVANYHQWEGLHKERRNLLEEVLPSLQYHEAREKAGQASRQLREARKPMAQADQQLSDKRHALAVQAKALSDAQMQETLLEQESIGLQSRLSLVNGKLKPLDSLLEQKERLLKLAADSGSDIAEVALQLEQKEAELLRQRQARDTLAARIAGEHATIAALQGKTAMPEPDNVRGMRRALRDEGIGHAMLSDIVEVTDSRWQGAVEGVLGGYASVVLLEKARDAAAAYRLAEKERYRHFIVPELVTAPTPKDDSLLAVVRFSAPVPAWLVDQLSRIARVDSVEAGFKLGNAEEWITPDAYHRERRGGRSLFVEASRYRFGSAGRTQRLDALQKSLPALEAQEDTLTLAISKLASETGALKARLAGVDAAKELAARQAEFDEALRNSGPLKAERLEVGSRLGELQGLVKNATVVRTRADTVWQNARFALSEAEAGLRLNYKRQIEQRGDHARALLALRHNWRHLPKSWRRPKRRAALVAEHQNAHQVDLRVASLQVSLARDDWELDATVIDQHQRLSEQLHGRQSETDERRYQNNRAIEATANARGAYIERLRYTVKTYSKNIKELGELAGIEVHADPVRLENDDTQLSQAGLHVRFKFDGKGPIGMNDGEASGGQQVMKSLVLLIGLLKSEDGSGGFVFIDEPFAHLDIRNIQLVGEFLKNTEAQYLMTTPLTHNTDVYDPSELTLITSKKKKDTEWAQPIFVLQRRITEAVKAA
- a CDS encoding alpha/beta hydrolase family protein produces the protein MTARSPLLPVTLGLMAASSTAGAQNAAYQLPPAPLQAIVDAPRAPALSLSPKRNLAAMLQTPALPGMSEVAQPELKLAGLRINPRTYSASRFSFGAGLSLLDIATQQDIKISGLPAALRIADLAWSPDQHYLAFSHIAYAEAAGAQHPGVELWLLDVRTKVARKLAAQPLSAVYGRGFSWLPDSKGLIVQLKPAKLGEAPRSNGIPGGPSTQDSEPGGAIRQLRTYPDLLKNEADARLFEHYVTVQLAQIDLAGKTRPIGAPDQFSRVSIAPGGQYLLTQSIERPYSYIVPASSFGKRIEVRDLQGRVVHTVLKRALEEGLPPGNDAVPPGVREVSWRVDAPATLVWVEAQDGGDPARAADIRDIVYSQPAPFTARPEVLAQLGSRYAGIAWGRGDMALLVEHWYQTRALKQWRIAPDQPGKEAELVYAGSSEDRYNDPGKPVMQPDSAGLPRLLIGPGDTILLDGSGASSEGDRPFIDRLSLITKKKERLFQSAAPYYENVVAVLSDDGSRLLSTRESPAERPNYYVRDLKLDAAQQLTALTHFPHPLPQLKDVQKEQIRYQRADGVGLTATLLLPPNYDARRDGPLPMLIWAYPHEFKSAAAASQTTGSPYRFNAVGYSGPSAFLAMGYAVLDNPSFPIVGGKDGEEPNDTYLPQLVADAQAAVDEVVRRGVAERHRIAIGGHSYGAFMTANLLAHTRLFRAGIARSGAYNRTLTPFGFQSEERPFWKAQDVYQAMSPFNYADKIQDAMLLIHGEQDNNPGTFPIQSERMFQAIKGLGGTARLVMLPNESHAYRARESIMQMLYETNNWLDKYVKNARPEAVSNKFQ